In Phyllopteryx taeniolatus isolate TA_2022b chromosome 1, UOR_Ptae_1.2, whole genome shotgun sequence, the following proteins share a genomic window:
- the cd99 gene encoding CD99 molecule isoform X1, with the protein MKFCLLSAVLLLVTGALTQEDEFDLFDALDDIEPTPPKPKEQPKAPANPNPDDGLDLFDALGPDEPEPEKPKKPKPNPGDSDRFGFDLEDALKPDPNAKPDKPAVNPPKHGGGGGNFGDKDLFDVSDGDYKPEGGRSGDPGYNSEGGADQPQEAGSGAIAGIVSAIGMALLGAGSSYFAYQKKKLCFKIQGGADPESGKGRHPAQSDPQVFSNLLRTS; encoded by the exons ATGAAGTTTTGTCTATTATCCGCTGTACTCCTCCTGGTGACCGGGGCATTGACGCAGGAGGACG AATTTGACCTGTTTGATGCCCTTGATGACATAG AGCCAACGCCACCAAAACCGAAAGAGCAACCAAAAGCCCCAGCGAATCCTAATCCTGATG ATGGACTGGACCTTTTTGATGCCTTAGGACCAG atgaaCCAGAACCAGAGAAACCGAAGAAGCCTAAACCTAACCCTGGAGATTCTG atcgctttggatttgaccTAGAAGATGCTTTAAAACCAG ACCCAAATGCCAAACCGGACAAACCTGCAGTCAATCCACCAAAGCATGGTGGAG GTGGTGGTAACTTTGGTGATAAAGACTTGTTTGATGTAAGTGATGGAGACTATAAACCTGAGGGAG GCCGTTCAGGAGATCCTGGCTATAACTCTGAAG GTGGTGCGGATCAGCCTCAAG AAGCTGGTTCTGGAGCAATCGCAGGAATCGTCAGCGCAATTGGGATGGCTCTTTTAGGGGCAGGATCCAGTTACTTTGCTTACCAGAAGAAAAAACTGTGTTTCAAGATACAGGGAG GTGCTGACCCAGAGAGTGGTAAAGGCCGACATCCTGCACAGTCTGATCCTCAAG TTTTCAGCAACTTGCTCAGGACATCCTAG
- the cd99 gene encoding CD99 molecule isoform X2, whose amino-acid sequence MKFCLLSAVLLLVTGALTQEDEFDLFDALDDIEPTPPKPKEQPKAPANPNPDDGLDLFDALGPDEPEPEKPKKPKPNPGDSDRFGFDLEDALKPDPNAKPDKPAVNPPKHGGGGGNFGDKDLFDVSDGDYKPEGGRSGDPGYNSEGGADQPQDPDLLWRQILKMLNCNMPEEILMWMSNLKKILIPLLERAMELVHAMP is encoded by the exons ATGAAGTTTTGTCTATTATCCGCTGTACTCCTCCTGGTGACCGGGGCATTGACGCAGGAGGACG AATTTGACCTGTTTGATGCCCTTGATGACATAG AGCCAACGCCACCAAAACCGAAAGAGCAACCAAAAGCCCCAGCGAATCCTAATCCTGATG ATGGACTGGACCTTTTTGATGCCTTAGGACCAG atgaaCCAGAACCAGAGAAACCGAAGAAGCCTAAACCTAACCCTGGAGATTCTG atcgctttggatttgaccTAGAAGATGCTTTAAAACCAG ACCCAAATGCCAAACCGGACAAACCTGCAGTCAATCCACCAAAGCATGGTGGAG GTGGTGGTAACTTTGGTGATAAAGACTTGTTTGATGTAAGTGATGGAGACTATAAACCTGAGGGAG GCCGTTCAGGAGATCCTGGCTATAACTCTGAAG GTGGTGCGGATCAGCCTCAAG ATCCAGACCTTCTGTGGCGACAAATCCTGAAGatgctaaattgtaacatgccTGAGGAAATCTTAATGTGGATGTCCAATCTAAAAAAGATCTTAATACCACTCTTAGAGAGAGCCATGGAGCTTGTGCATGCTATGCCCTGA